One window of the Entelurus aequoreus isolate RoL-2023_Sb linkage group LG18, RoL_Eaeq_v1.1, whole genome shotgun sequence genome contains the following:
- the LOC133633904 gene encoding uncharacterized protein LOC133633904, with translation MDPRNTIPVYQTHIDYTAANASHSFDSNDAETLHSGGERSKSDPELTRKMIMPRHMEEHIFGKKAAIAPKKMKLSEKEQPGPDCVATTSRNRVTTFLQQQQCPSFVLKCNMFKPPVAREAPIRRSDQELLEDHHPLKRPVKALLKHSSGHPSVFLSNHPVPDHTAIRPLAAQLFPRPPPIATPPRSSSVTSPDQEESDANKGFERFLSLLNSGVNIELLSKIVNDDREDLNSEDGSVNVKPDDVDAARGEGKGESAGTSQEVSPVPQRRPMDDFPLEQSRDDTLRATWDQVISIDGQLVRPGIERCFPHFASIRQRLYRVSRDTQTGEEITQLLVPKSRRKMIFQAAHFNPMADHMGYNKTLNRVMAHFYWPCIRADVRRWCAACRDCQQVDSAASRAPLQPLPLMEVPFERIGMDLVGPFDPSTQGYRFALVLVDCATRYPEAVPLHSISAKSVAQALFQVISRVGIPKEILTDQETSFMSHTLKELYGLLGIKSIRTSVCHLQTDGLVERLNTILKSIIRKFVHKDKPNWHKWLDSLLFAVREVPQSSTGFSPFELLFVRKPRGVLDLVKESWEEGPSPSKKEIQYVMDLRAKLHTLGHLSHNNLLQAQKRQQSLYNRGTQLRQFLPGEKVFVLLPTSSSKLLAEWQGPFVVSRKVGDLDYEVRRCGRGLATQIYHINLLKRWREAEPISMVTAIAESKELGPEVPPSPQPFPLRCDHLTPLQRADVATLPQRFADVFSPLPSRTNLTQHHIEASPGVTVRSLPYRLPEHKHKVVGEELKGVLDFPIGSENHVCNNYTLIPEGTERSTYEQSSCETNSLSDDDKNRKDRQKCSLSLRDRSKSPPTIENKKEKEKAAEVDGRCELLQNILNTLGLNLETEELSKLTERTEERLYGKRKERSPVVTSIVEHDSTSSSHSPSRMQISNSRNFMDHHRERSFSECSDSRKSREELSLFSYQDAAPVQRIAGNNQDLQTFDETHHAHSSQEYNTVSGYSFPEHSQFNASFNGDNSSCWTHAHGSSSMFSLPYSLYTDHSHPSIASADSELRHYIYNSHEHVYNNPDLSLSECQFGSKTGPGCLQTVKLSRHCGKLKAKKKKKNKKKIQLSRRSSGRILKPIKLTSDLPKMMESPHDTKHQEVDHPRKGKQPPTEEEIKQNWKKKLEEFNQKNKSHTSPKS, from the exons ATGGATCCGAGGAATACGATCCCAGTTTACCAGACACACATTGATTACACTGCAGCGAACGCTTCCCATAGTTTTGACAGCAATGATGCAGAAACTTTGCACTCTGGTGGGGAGCGTTCGAAATCTGATCCAGAGCTGACGAGAAAAATGATTATGCCTCGACACATGGAGGAACACATTTTTGGAAAGAAAGCTGCTATTGCTCCGAAGAAGATGAAACTGAGTGAGAAGGAACAACCAGGACCAGATTGTGTAGCCACAACTTCCAGGAACAGAGTAACTACATTTTTGCAGCAGCAACAATGTCCCAGCTTTGTGTTAAAG TGCAATATGTTTAAGCCACCTGTTGCAAGAGAGGCTCCAATCCGCAGATCAGATCAAGAATTGCTGGAAGACCATCACCCTCTGAAGCGACCAGTGAAAGCTCTGCTGAAGCATTCAAGTGGTCATCCCAGTGTCTTTCTATCAAACCACCCG GTTCCTGATCACACGGCCATTAGACCTCTTGCTGCACAATTATTTCCCAGACCACCACCTATTGCAACGCCTCCTCGCAGTTCAAGTGTTACTTCACCGGACCAGGAGGAGAGTGACGCAAACAAAGGCTTTGAGCGCTTCTTAAGCTTGCTCAACAGTGGAGTCAACATCGAACTGCTAAGTAAGATTGTCAACGATGACAGGGAAGATCTCAATTCAGAAGACGGATCCGTGAACGTTAAGCCCGATGATGTCGACGCTGCCAGGGGGGAGGGGAAAGGGGAGTCGGCGGGGACTTCGCAAGAGGTTTCCCCGGTTCCCCAAAGGCGCCCCATGGATGATTTTCCACTCGAGCAGTCTCGAGATGACACTCTGCGCGCGACGTGGGACCAAGTGATATCAATTGATGGGCAGCTGGTTCGCCCGGGGATAGAGCGGTGTTTCCCTCACTTTGCATCAATTAGGCAGagattatacagagtgagtcgtgaTACTCAGACAGGAGAGGAAATCACCCAATTGCTGGTGCCAAAAAGCCGTCGGAAAATGATTTTCCAGGCGGCACATTTCAACCCGATGGCTGATCACATGGGGTATAATAAAACACTCAACCGGGTAATGGCCCATTTCTATTGGCCATGCATCCGGGCAGATgtgcgccgctggtgcgcggCTTGCCGAGACTGTCAACAAGTCGACTCAGCGGCCTCTAGGGCGCCTTTGCAACCGTTGCCACTCATGGAAGTCCCATTTGAGCgaattggcatggacctcgtcggaccatttgacccgagcacccagggatatcgttttgcgctagtcctggtggattgtgcaacgcgctatcccgaagcagtaccGCTGcactccatctctgcaaagagtgtcgcgcaggcgctgtttcaagttatctcccgagtcggaatcccgaaagagattctgactgaccaggaaacgtcctttatgtcacatacgttaaaggagctgtacggattattggggatcaaatccaTTCGGACCAGCGTTTGCCACCTGCAGACTGATGGGCTAGTAGAGCGGCTGAATACAATCTTGAAATCCATCATCCGGAAGTTCGTAcacaaggacaaaccaaattggcataaatggttggattccctgttatttgcagtgcgggaggtTCCTCAGTCCTCCACAGGGTTTTCCCCATTTGAACTGTTGTTCGTCAGGAAGCCGCGCGGGGTGCTGGACctagttaaagaaagctgggaggaaggtccaagccctAGTAAAAAAGAAATTCAATACGTCATGGACTTGAGAGCGAAACTCCACacattggggcacttgtcacATAATAATTTGCTCCAAGCCCAAAAACGTCAGCAGAGCCTGTATAACAGGGGGACGCAACTCAGACAATTTTTACCGGGAGAGAAAGTATTTGTATTACTCCCAACGTCCAGCTCTAAATTACTCGCCGagtggcaaggaccctttgtggTCTCACGAAAAGTAGGTGACTTGGATTATGAGGTCAGGCGGTGTGGCCGAGGCTTGGCAACACAAATATACCACATCAACCTCCTAAAAAGATGGAGGGAGGCGGAGCCTATCTCCATGGTAACGGCGATAGCGGAAAGCAAGGAGCTTGGTCCGGAGGTTCCCCCCTCCCCGCAGCCCTTCCCTCTCCGCTGTGATCATCTCACGCCGTTACAGAGAGCAGATGTGGCCACTTTGCCGCAGCGTTTTGCTGACGTGTTCTCCCCCCTGCCAAGCCGCACAAACCTCACCCAGCATCACATAGAGGCCAGCCCAGGCGTGACGGTGAGGTCTCTGCCCTATAGGCTACCCGAACACAAGCACAAAGTAGTTGGGGAGGAATTAAAGGGTGTTTTAGATTTTCCTATTGGCAGTGAGAACCACGTATGTAACAATTATACTCTGATACCAGAGGGAACAGAGCGGTCCACTTACGAACAGTCCTCCTGTGAGACAAACTCACTGTCTGATGACGACAAAAACAGAAAAGACAGACAAAAGTGCTCTTTAAGCCTTCGTGATCGATCCAAATCTCCCCCAACAATAGAgaacaaaaaggaaaaagaaaaagcgGCAGAGGTTGATGGGAGGTGTGAACTGCTTCAGAACATCCTAAACACTCTGGGCTTGAACCTGGAAACCGAAGAGCTGAGCAAACTAACAGAACGGACTGAAGAGAGACTGTATGGTAAAAGGAAAGAGAGAAGTCCAGTGGTCACCAGCATAGTGGAGCATGACAGTACTAGTAGTAGTCACAGTCCCTCTCGCATGCAGATCTCCAACAGCAGGAACTTTATGGATCATCACAGGGAAAGGTCCTTTTCCGAGTGCAGCGACTCAAGAAAGAGCAGAGAGgaactttctttattttcttacCAAGATGCTGCACCAGTACAGAGGATTGCTGGCAACAACCAAGATCTGCAAACATTTGATGAAACCCATCACGCACATTCCAGCCAGGAGTATAATACTGTTTCAGGTTACAGTTTTCCTGAGCATTCTCAATTCAATGCTTCTTTCAACGGTGACAACAGTTCTTGCTGGACACACGCTCATGGTTCCAGTTCCATGTTCTCTTTGCCTTACTCATTGTATACAGACCACTCCCACCCCTCAATTGCTTCTGCAGACTCTGAATTACGCCACTATATCTACAACTCCCATGAACATGTCTATAACAATCCAGACCTCTCCTTGAGCGAATGTCAGTTTGGCTCAAAGACTGGCCCGGGTTGCCTGCAAACAGTCAAACTGTCACGCCATTGTGGTAAattaaaagctaaaaaaaagaagaagaacaaaaaaaagaTACAACTGTCGAGGAGAAGTAGTGGAAGGATACTAAAACCAATAAAACTGACAAGTGACCTTCCGAAGATGATGGAGTCTCCGCACGACACGAAACACCAAGAAGTTGATCATCCAAGAAAGGGGAAGCAGCCACCAACAGAAGAGGAAATTAagcaaaactggaaaaaaaag TTGGAAGAATTTAACCAGAAGAACAAGTCTCACACCAGTCCAAAATCGTGA